The nucleotide window CTTGAGTGACTTTGGATCTGCAGTACGAGGTGATGAGAAGCAAGATCACGATGCCCAGCCGAATGTGTACAGATCACCGGAGGTAATGTTGATGACCGAGTGGAGCTATCCCGTTGATATCTGGAATGTGGGTGTTATGGTATGTTACGTTCTCATTCCTTACTATTGTTGTCGTGAGGGTACTAACGCGAATTGACTAGATTTGGGATTTATTCGAAGGAAAGCATATGTTCAATGGAAATGACCCCGACGGGAAAGGGTACTCTACCCGTGCGCATCTGGCAGAGGTGATCGGTCTCATAGGACCTCCCCCGTCAGATATGCTCAAGCGTGGAAAACGAAGTCATGAATTCTTTACTGAAGATGGTAAGTTACATTTGCGTGTCTTGAGTTGTCTAGCGTGAGATACTGAAGACCAAGCAGGGAATTGGAAACAAGACATAACCATACCGCAGACAGGGGGGCTAGATGCATCAGAACAGTTTCTCGAAGGCAGGAATAAGGAGATGTTTTTAGATTTCATGAGGGGGATACTCCAGTGGCGTCCAGAGGACAGAAAGACGGCAAGAGAGCTCCTCAAAGATCCCTGGTTGAACGAGCAGATAGAGTAATGTACACTTTGTGTCAGATGGGGGAGATATCAACCCTGAAACAACCCGACAGTGCCGACACACCCGAACACTAGCGTTTCATCTCCTTATCGACCTGATAAGAGCATCACaactactatttatatttccgCAATAGCCGATAGATTGATCCAGAATTACCTCGGAAGTATATCCCTTGAATATCTGTATATTAATCCCTCATGCTCATCCCTTTTCGCATATCATATCTCTACAGATGGAGTGTGTATATGCCTCACCGATCGTGCAACAAGTCTGTGCTCTGAGTGTATGGACGAATGGGATGTGCCGGACGTAGAGATTATGCGCTGTAAGGTAGTGTCATGTGTATATATCGATCCATATCATGCAATCTAGATCATCTGGTgatagatgatggatggaaaggggACGGGTATACGGCATGCTTACTTGGCAGTATCCCATTCTGAAAGGAGGAAAGTTATGTAGCACTCTGTATGAGTagtaaataagtatttagttcattcctcatcgtcagTCTTTTGCTACATACTACCAAGTCATCACCACATTCCATCTATACCAACTTCCAACGTCAACCTCCATACAATATACCACTAGGTATACACCCACCAACCATGGCCGTCACAGgtacatcctcctccctccctccctccctccctccatctatccctcgcctcctcactaaccaaccaaccaaccacacaGACCTCACACCCCAAGCCTctaaaaaagaaggagataCATACACCAAAGCCCTAACCCTCAACCACCTCTGGGCCGCAAAAACCACCCTCCAAAACCCCTCCCTGTTCCCTACCCTCGCGCGCGCCCAACACCCTCAAATCCTCTGGATAGGATGCTCCGATTCACGGTGTCCGGAGACCACTTTCCTCGATCTAAATCCAGGCGACGTCTTCGTGCATCGCAACATCGCCAACGTGGTGAATAGCCAGGATGTGAATTGcgctgcggtggtggagtACGCGGTGTGTCATTTACGGGTTAAGCATGTGGTTGTTTGTGGACATACGTGTTGTGGGGGGGTTGGGGCTGTCCTTGctagttcttcttctcaggagggaaagggggaTCAGAGTGTGCTGGATGCGTGGTTGAGGCCAGTGAAGAGGGTTAGGGATAGGCATGCGAGTGAGTTGGGGGGAATACATGGGGAGTATGAGAGGGGGGTCAGGTTGGTGGAGTTGAATgtgttggagggggtgaaggtgcTGAAGGGAATGGAGGTTGTGAGGGAGgcggtggagaggggggaagtgcAGGTTCATGGGGTGGTTTATGATGTGGGTTgtggggtggtgagggagttGGAGGTTGAATAGAGTAGAGTTGTTTGTGAGTGGGTGGATTTTAAGTTGTACTATATTGTATACTATGGGGTGGTTGGATAGATTTCATGGATGCATTAGAAAGTTAGTGGAGAAGTGAGAACAACTTACTAAGTTCAAGATGCTAGCAGGATCTGATGATATCATGATAGAGCCAGTTTAGTGCCTGCTGATTGTCCAAAAGAGGCTGGTTATACTATCTAATATGGTGTGATTAGGTTTCCAAAGTCGTATTTGGGGTACAGGAATAGTATGATGCCCAATCGACACAAGTATATATGATATACATACTCTGCAGGATAtcaaagaatatataaataaagcaaGCTTCGCAGAACAATCTCTTGTTGTCAATCAATTCATGGAGTGAACTTGTTACTGCGGAATGTGAGATAGTAacaatagtagtagcaaATATAGAGCAGTTCGCGGTGGTGCCACCCCACAAAGTACCAGTAGTACCATACAGGCTAATCAACTTCTAgaacaaggacaagaagacgACAGAACAAGCAAAGAATAATCTAACTCACCACGCTGTGCAAACCTGATCGTATGATGTATCACATTCCCGAGTGATGTTAAAATGTTGTCTGACTCGCGCATATATTGCGTCCCCCACTGCAGCCGTTAAGGCTTGGCGTTGCTTAGCCCAgcaataaattaaaaatcttaCCCTGCTTCTATGAGCCCACTCATGCTTGTAAAAATATTGAACCTCTATATGTGACTTTTTTTGTAgaatttatagttataaaCATAAAGGAAATTTATGCAAAGAACGTAGTATAAGAGACCCCAACTCCAACCATCCAGCAAACCAACCTCCCAATGCTAATCATACGCCACAATAACTTGCCGACTAACAAGAATATCCGTATCGCCCGGAGGAGTTCCGCCCGCAAGAATTTGCTTCTGACTATCTCCATCGCTCATCTGACTAGGTCGTCGCGTATGATCGGGTACCGAGGTAGTGGTGATCTTGTTGGTGTGCTTTCCCTGCTCAGCCAGCTCGTAATTGCGAGAATACAGGTTTGCCGGTCCCGTGCGCTGAGAGCTGTAGTATCCCCGGGAGTTGTATCGGTTGTTCGACGATGTCTTGCGGTCGCGGAGGATGCGGAATAGTGGGCGCAGCGTCGCGACGTTGCCGACGATCATGCCCAGGGCGTTTTCGGCGAATCCCCAAATCACCACGTTGGTGACGCTGTAGAGGTAGTTGGATTGGCTGGTTAGGGCGACGGTGTATTTGAGACGGACGCAGGCGGACATAGAGGCGCTGTGGAGACCATTAGTTAGTTCATGCTCACCAGGGCGTAAATGAATAAGAAATTGTTCTTACAAGACACCCAGGCCCATTAGGCCGACAATCGAAATCTTGGTGTTGCGGTTCAGTTGGACATTCCATAGGAGAGGTACAGGCCTGCTTTAGTCAGTGAAATTCGATAATAGCTGGAAGTGACCGTACATGAAAGCCGTCACCCAGTCAGTGAGAATGTTAACAGCCGTGCAGGCGTAGTAGACATCGGCCAACACGTAGGATGGTTGGCAGTGTCCTCCCTTGGCGAGTAGTGAGGTATCCCAGGCCGCCCTGTAAAGTCAACATCGGTTGTTACGCTCAGAAAGGTCGGGTGTCGTACTCAACAGGGATGCAGTTAAtcaaaataaagattaatgcGATGATATTCATCAGCACAAAGACAACAATCACCACGTATTGCACGTAGAGGTACGCTTTGCGACCCTCGGCCACTCGGATCAACATCCAGCTGATACTGAGCTTGATGGGAATAATGGCAGAACAGTAACCGACTTCGAAAATGAGGAAAAACTGGAGAGTCAGTCCTATGTAGCTGAACGTATTTGCACAATTCCTACCTTctgtccttctccttggtaTTTGACATTCTGTGGCTCTGCCAATACAGAATCACGAATACCAATGCCATTGAAAGCACCACCAAGACATCCAGCTACTAGCACGGCGAAAGGCACCTTGGAAAATTAGCCACCAGTAAGACCTTCGAGGctcccaacccaccaatGCAGCCGTCATGATCCAATCCTCCACACTCCATGATTTCCTGGTCACTCGGCAGTAAACCCGCAGGCCATAAGTCAATAACGCCAGCGTCGTCAACATGATGACACTGCCCGCCAGCGAAGGCGCTGCACCACCGTAGATGGCCATGGCGTCACGATTGAAAGCAGAGTCAATATCAGCCTTGTGGTGCAGACAAGGACATGGGTGTCAGACATAAATTTGAGGCAACATGGGGGAGTGGACATGAGTGGGGAGTTAATACGGTTATGTTAAGTCGCCGCCATCATGGCAGCTGCGATGAAATTCCTGCTAGTACCTGGTCTAACACTCTTTAGGGATATCGTCGAGCACGCCGAGACAACTATGGCTCGTGGCACGGAGTCGCCATCTCTTCCACTTCGGTAGCCGGGAATACGAGAGCCCCCCTTTGCTATCTAAACCTTAAGTGATCGCCCGTTTGGCTTGACAAACGGAGCCCATCTAACTGTATTCATGCGTCCCCACAGTTGCGCTAACGTCCGACAGGCTAAAGTCGATGCCCTGACTCGCTGGTGCGATGCAAAGGTTTTCCCGGAGGGTGGATCAGGACTGCCAACAGCATGCGTACCCTCGGATGACACACCGCTGTCGCCATGATCTGCCAATCTAGAACTCCTGAAAACGGAGAGGGTCGAACATTCTGCGACCCTCATTTGGCCGCAGGGGAGGAACGGGGAAATTACTGATAGCGATTGTCCTGAAGTGGTCTTCGGCGCCTTGGCGGCTTCTAAGCGAGATGTCCACTCCACGTTCATTTGAGCATTACTGCGTGGAGGTCGTATTTGCCACAGAGGCTAAGAGTCCAGCTATTCTGACTATTGAATTGGCAACATAACCTGGGATAAAGAAAGCGCTTCGCAAGAGAAAATTGAAGGGGAGATGGAATTGCCGATAATCGCCGGGAACCCTAAAGGTAGTCCCCGCAATTGCAAGTCTGACGCACTAAAGCAACAAAAACTGGGTCCCCCCAACCGGATGGAAGGAATTGATTAGGAAACGACGAGCGCTGCAGGGAGAAAGCATGACTCGTCGGGCAACTGCTAGCTTGCAACACAGTAGGACAGACTCGCAATCGATTCCCTACATCCAGTTAGACAGGAAACGCCTGTCCCGTCCAAACGCCATCAGGGAATTCCGATTGCCCTCATCCCCACTGCTTGCGACCGAGCGCCAATCAAGGAATTCTTGCCGATTGGTATGGAGGTTGACCGGAAAGCTGCCAAGGCATCCAATTCTGGGTCGATGACTTACGCACACAAACAAATAAATAGACTTCTTACCTCTCCATCCGTCCCAAGAGAAGAGTCGGGGAACCCGAGCTGTCGGCTCCCATCTGCGCGGGATTGACAATTGACATCCTCTCTTTGGCTAATTGCCCGATGGAAGAAACTAACCCACTACTAGTTATCCTTGGATCATAGATAACCAGTGGATGGCGGCTAATTTCCTGCAGGGGCACCTACTAGTCCATCAGTAGGGCGTTCAGGGGCTGCTGTGTGTGGGAGGAGTCACAACTGGCGGGGGAACCGGAGACCGCGCGACCCGAATTCGATCCATGGAACGTCTGTTCCAGGGAAATTGCATGAAGAGCTTTATTTCTCGTGTCGGTCGTCTATGGGCAGGATGTCATATGCTACATGCTGCATGCTGCTATGTTGCTACCAAGCTTTGTGCTCCATGGCGGCGCAGGGCACgagccaaaaaaaaaaaaaaaaaaaaaaaaaaaaaaaaaacctgcGTCTGTGGTGAGCTGGTTAGACGCGgattttccctttctctgaTCCTAAATAGTCGATTTGTACGGAGTTCAGCATCTACATCTTCCCGGGCCGCGGTTATTGATCCGTTGATCGACAGGCATCACAGTCTCGAGTCGGGGTCGATTGGCGTGGATGATCTTGAAGCTATATATAGAACTTGACGGCTGAAGGAGGAATAGGGGTAACTAAGCACTCGGAATCTTCTCCCCGGAGTCGCCTCCACACAAGTTAAGGAGATATTGTCCGAGTCAAAGGAGGATTAAGTATCACGGAACCGCATTTGACGATCCCTGGATGAGTGTTGGGTTTGCTGTCGGTGGATGGTATCCGTCGTCGCATTTCCACTTCCAGTATCCTACACAGTAAGAGAATGTCCGGCCTGCCGGCAGGTATACTACAGAATGTCAAGTTGATCCAGACATCCACGCTATTGGGCGAGTCATAAAAAAATTGTGATATAATGTCAAGGTGACAGGGATTGATGTGA belongs to Aspergillus luchuensis IFO 4308 DNA, chromosome 3, nearly complete sequence and includes:
- a CDS encoding carbonic anhydrase (COG:P;~EggNog:ENOG410PNV3;~InterPro:IPR036874,IPR015892,IPR001765;~PFAM:PF00484;~go_function: GO:0004089 - carbonate dehydratase activity [Evidence IEA];~go_function: GO:0008270 - zinc ion binding [Evidence IEA];~go_process: GO:0015976 - carbon utilization [Evidence IEA]), with translation MAVTDLTPQASKKEGDTYTKALTLNHLWAAKTTLQNPSLFPTLARAQHPQILWIGCSDSRCPETTFLDLNPGDVFVHRNIANVVNSQDVNCAAVVEYAVCHLRVKHVVVCGHTCCGGVGAVLASSSSQEGKGDQSVLDAWLRPVKRVRDRHASELGGIHGEYERGVRLVELNVLEGVKVLKGMEVVREAVERGEVQVHGVVYDVGCGVVRELEVE
- a CDS encoding uncharacterized protein (COG:S;~EggNog:ENOG410PN7Z;~TransMembrane:7 (o12-32i44-70o90-114i126-156o176-200i212-232o252-273i)): MAIYGGAAPSLAGSVIMLTTLALLTYGLRVYCRVTRKSWSVEDWIMTAALVPFAVLVAGCLGGAFNGIGIRDSVLAEPQNVKYQGEGQKFFLIFEVGYCSAIIPIKLSISWMLIRVAEGRKAYLYVQYVVIVVFVLMNIIALIFILINCIPVEAAWDTSLLAKGGHCQPSYVLADVYYACTAVNILTDWVTAFMPVPLLWNVQLNRNTKISIVGLMGLGVFASMSACVRLKYTVALTSQSNYLYSVTNVVIWGFAENALGMIVGNVATLRPLFRILRDRKTSSNNRYNSRGYYSSQRTGPANLYSRNYELAEQGKHTNKITTTSVPDHTRRPSQMSDGDSQKQILAGGTPPGDTDILVSRQVIVAYD